In Harmonia axyridis chromosome 6, icHarAxyr1.1, whole genome shotgun sequence, a single window of DNA contains:
- the LOC123683050 gene encoding uncharacterized protein LOC123683050 produces MEKLKFTFKMLAASDGKSNVLCVTRITTTDENTFKIPNEYSNALLHVELLKTAAYTKIKKTCSQRGQTRRVWVSLTKEMRNTYFDEDGNIQFESVYLEEVSEESSDTTTSTSAPEHSLEKLLEKILKKNQENSGERNVGKLATEFTIGKFDGKNANAEQWLRSFEKECERFEIDENCNKIEILKSFMEKVAADWYDCTLLKLTITAEWNDWRENFCKTFSCKGWSPIKYAIAFRYQAGSLLEYSMKKEKLLLQVRKTMDSDTLVDLIAMGLPNFILDKIDREKIVKSEDLHNELNKLEHLTMKKNSEVKKFKPDFKEKRRKYLVKYAKIITKEQDFIPKWNVGLETQKRKVTN; encoded by the coding sequence ATGGAAAAGTTGAAGTTCACATTCAAAATGCTGGCTGCTTCAGATGGGAAGTCAAATGTGCTTTGTGTGACCAGAATAACTACAACggatgaaaatacattcaaaatcccaAATGAGTATTCAAATGCATTATTACATGTAGAATTACTAAAAACTGCGGcatatacaaaaatcaagaaaacttGCTCACAAAGAGGCCAAACAAGGAGAGTGTGGGTGAGTTTAACAAAAGAAATGAGAAATACTTATTTCGATGAGGATGGAAATATCCAGTTTGAAAGCGTATACTTAGAGGAAGTGAGTGAAGAAAGCAGTGACACAACTACAAGTACTAGTGCTCCAGAACATTCATTAGAAAAATTATTAGAGAAGATACTGAAGAAAAACCAAGAAAATAGTGGAGAGAGAAATGTGGGTAAATTGGCCACAGAATTTACTATCggaaaatttgatggaaaaaatgCAAATGCAGAGCAATGGTTAAGAAGTTTTGAAAAAGAATGTGAAAGattcgaaattgatgaaaattgtaataaaatagaaattttgaaatcatttatggAAAAAGTTGCTGCAGATTGGTATGATTGTACTCTATTGAAACTCACTATCACAGCAGAATGGAATGATTGGAGAGAAAATTTTTGTAAGACTTTCTCATGTAAAGGTTGGTCTCCAATAAAATATGCAATAGCATTTAGATATCAAGCGGGCTCACTATTAGAATATtctatgaagaaggaaaaattaCTATTACAAGTAAGAAAAACTATGGATAGTGATACGCTTGTTGATCTTATTGCTATGGGTTTACCCAACTTCATATTAGACAAAATTGATAGAGAAAAAATAGTGAAATCTGAAGATCtacataatgaattgaataaattagaacatttaaccatgaaaaaaaattcagaagtcAAAAAGTTTAAGCCTGACTTTAAGGAAAAACGGAGAAAATACCTTGTAAAATATGCAAAGATAATTACAAAGGAACAAGATTTCATCCCGAAATGGAATGTTGGTTTAGAGACCCAGAAAAGAAAGGTAACAAACTGA
- the LOC123683049 gene encoding uncharacterized protein LOC123683049, which yields MSLPRLELCGAHLLAKLMHHLSTRVLQNLSADYIAFCDSSVALSWIRGESHRWKTFVGNRVAEIQDLIPSNCWRHVISEDNPADCASRGLMPSDIHHHPLWWRGPHWLSLDPSSWPLSSVDSSQTEQVDDEAKPISSLMLAAISNEPTFIERFSSYLRLNRVTAFCRRFMVNARRPSFPRSGFLSSIELQEAEICLIRLVQSLHFAEELAELKKPSSRHRLVMKLHLFRDNHELIRVGGRPSASLLPYKHKHPVLLPKNHHLTHLIIDDAHYRLLHVGALATHSFIRRRFWILDGRNVVRNRLRKCNRCFSCKPRPLIQPMGNLPPERLSSAMAFLTTGVDYAGPFYVTSARLRGAVSTKAYLVVFICFTTKAVHLELASELSTSAFIAAYRRFVARRGHPSVIFSDNGTNFVGAHNYLRDLGRLLAAPQHQQSLCDATSSSGTDWRFIPPSSPHFGGLWEAAVKSAKHHLTRVIGEQKLTYEEFLTVCTQVEAILNSRPLYLPSSDPSDFEALTPGHFLVFRSLTAPPDNDVSSVSVNLLSRWQLVQRFQQDFWKCWRTEYLHTLQQRHKWLHPSTSILPGTVVVIRDDNLPPLKWSIGRISSVFPGSDSTTRVADVATASGTIRRPVVKLCPLPTQ from the coding sequence ATGTCCCTGCCTCGTCTAGAACTCTGCGGTGCtcatcttctcgcaaaactcatGCATCATTTGTCTACCCGCGTTTTACAGAATCTCAGTGCTGACTATATTGCCTTTTGCGATTCTTCTGTTGCCTTGTCGTGGATCCGCGGTGAGAGTCACAGGTGGAAGACATTTGTTGGCAATCGAGTCGCTGAGATACAGGATTTGATTCCTTCTAATTGCTGGAGGCATGTGATATCTGAAGACAATCCAGCTGATTGCGCCTCTCGAGGATTGATGCCCTCAGATATTCATCACCACCCATTGTGGTGGCGCGGTCCTCATTGGTTGTCTCTCGACCCATCCTCGTGGCCTCTTTCTTCTGTCGATTCATCTCAAACTGAACAGGTGGACGACGAAGCAAAGCCGATCTCCTCCTTAATGTTAGCGGCCATCTCCAATGAACCCACCTTCATAGAACGTTTCTCTTCGTATCTTCGTCTCAACCGCGTAACTGCCTTTTGTCGACGTTTCATGGTAAATGCTCGTCGTCCATCTTTCCCTCGGTCAGGTTTCCTCTCCTCCATTGAGCTTCAAGAAGCAGAAATTTGTTTGATACGTCTAGTTCAGTCTCTGCATTTCGCTGAGGAGCTAGCTGAACTTAAAAAACCTTCTTCTCGTCATCGGCTTGTCATGAAACTCCATCTCTTTCGCGACAATCATGAACTTATACGTGTCGGTGGTCGCCCTTCAGCCTCCTTACTACCTTATAAACACAAACATCCTGTTCTCCTACCCAAAAATCATCATCTCACGCATCTGATCATTGATGATGCCCATTATCGTCTACTTCACGTCGGTGCTTTAGCTACGCATTCGTTCATTCGTCGACGGTTCTGGATCTTGGATGGCCGCAACGTAGTTCGTAACCGTCTACGAAAATGTAACCGATGCTTCTCCTGTAAACCTCGTCCTCTCATTCAGCCAATGGGCAATCTTCCGCCTGAGCGGTTATCTTCTGCTATGGCTTTTCTTACCACTGGCGTTGACTATGCCGGTCCATTTTATGTGACGAGTGCGCGACTGCGCGGAGCCGTCAGCACCAAAGCATATCTAGTCGTCTTCATCTGTTTCACTACTAAAGCGGTTCACCTAGAGTTAGCGTCTGAGCTATCCACTTCAGCTTTCATTGCTGCTTATCGTCGCTTTGTTGCACGCCGAGGTCATCCTTCTGTTATCTTTTCGGATAACGGGACCAACTTCGTGGGTGCGCATAATTACCTTCGTGACCTTGGCCGCTTATTGGCAGCTCCACAACATCAACAAAGTCTGTGTGATGCCACCTCTTCCTCTGGCACTGACTGGCGATTCATACCTCCTTCCAGCCCTCACTTTGGCGGCCTTTGGGAGGCTGCTGTCAAATCTGCTAAGCATCATCTCACTCGCGTTATCGGCGAGCAAAAACTCACGTACGAGGAGTTTCTCACCGTCTGTACTCAGGTGGAGGCAATTCTCAACTCTCGTCCTCTGTATCTCCCTTCGTCTGATCCTTCTGATTTTGAAGCTCTCACACCAGGgcattttttggtttttcgctCCCTCACCGCTCCTCCTGATAACGATGTAAGTTCCGTATCAGTAAACCTTCTGTCTCGCTGGCAACTAGTCCAACGATTTCAGCAGGACTTCTGGAAGTGTTGGCGTACGGAGTACCTGCACACCTTGCAGCAACGTCACAAATGGTTGCACCCATCTACTTCTATCCTTCCAGGTACCGTTGTCGTCATTCGAGATGACAATCTTCCTCCTCTAAAGTGGTCTATCGGTCGTATATCATCTGTTTTTCCGGGAAGTGATTCCACAACCCGCGTTGCTGATGTTGCCACTGCGTCTGGGACAATTCGGCGACCAGTCGTTAAATTGTGTCCTCTTCCAACTCAGTAG
- the LOC123682865 gene encoding uncharacterized protein LOC123682865, with the protein MNLIIFLIILYTVQMILLLKFELSSTPLANGKSLNDLLLTGPKLQADISTLLLRFRLHQFVFTADIRQMYRQILISPEQRDYQRIVWRFSKREPLQYYRLNTVTYGVSSAPYLALRTLHQLASDDGLRFPTARQVLLNEIYVDDILTGCSSESEALELRKQVQDLLMAGGFELRKWATNHLPLLDGISSDHRRESSSIDPLLLDREPSLKILVLGWNPASDHFFYSVRLNSTTVTKRNVLS; encoded by the coding sequence ATGAACCTTATTATATTCCTCATCATCCTGTACACCGTCCAGATGATCCTGCTACTAAAATTCGAGTTGTCTTCAACGCCTCTTGCTAATGGCAAATCCCTCAACGATCTTCTGCTTACCGGCCCGAAGCTGCAAGCGGACATTTCCACTCTTCTGCTTCGTTTTCGTCTACATCAATTTGTTTTTACTGCCGATATCAGACAGATGTATCGACAGATCCTGATAAGCCCTGAGCAAAGGGATTATCAACGCATCGTCTGGCGTTTCTCCAAACGGGAACCCCTCCAATATTACCGTCTGAACACAGTCACCTATGGAGTTTCCTCGGCTCCTTACCTAGCACTTAGAACCCTTCATCAGCTAGCTTCGGACGACGGACTCAGATTTCCTACGGCAAGGCAAGTCTTGCTGAATGAGATTTATGTCGATGACATCTTGACCGGCTGTTCATCCGAATCTGAagctcttgaattgcgaaagcaggtTCAAGACCTGCTCATGGCGGGTGGTTTTGAGCTGCGTAAATGGGCTACTAATCATCTTCCCCTGCTAGACGGTATCTCATCTGATCATCGTAGGGAATCCTCCTCTATTGACCCCCTTCTTCTTGACCGTGAACCAAGTCTCAAAATTCTGGTACTTGGATGGAATCCTGCATCTGATCACTTCTTTTATTCCGTCCGTTTAAACTCAACGACAGTCACCAAACGGAATGTGCTGAGTTAG